A stretch of DNA from Micromonospora peucetia:
CGACCGTCGTGCCACCGCTCACCGTCAGGCGGTGACGGCGGGGCGGTCAGGCGGCGACGGCGCGGCCGCAGCTGGGCAGTGGGTGCAGCACGATGCGGCGGGGCAGGCGCCGGGGCCACTCGTTGCGGGGCCAGGAGCCGTCGACGATCAGGTGGACGGTCCGCTGTTCCTCGCCGCTGAGCCGCAGCACGAAGTCGCGGGGGAGGGGAGGGTCGACCGACGGCGTGGTGATCATGAAGCGTACCCGGCCACGGGACGAGACGGCGGAGATGATGTCCGCCGCCGGCATCGTGCCGCGCAGGCGTACCCGACCGATCCAGTAGACCTCGGCGAGGTGCTCCTGCCCGGCCCTGGTGATGGCCGGGTACTCGCTGCGCACCCAGCGCTCCACCGCGCCGACGCACAGCCCGCAGGCTCGCTCCCGGGGCTCCCGCGGACCCAACCCCCAGGCCCGCAGGTACGCCCCGACCGCCCCGGCGTCCATCGGCAGTTCGAAGCGGCGCTGGATTAGGGCGTGCAGGCTCTGTCGCGTCCACAGTTCCTCGTCCAGGCCCAACTGGTCGGGGTGGACGCCCCGCAGGACGTCGATGAGTTCGAGTTCCTGTTCGCGGCTGAGCGTTCCCGGCTCGCCCTGCCGCTGTCCGCGACGGACGGCTGCCACCGCCCCGTCACCGCCGATGGTGTGGCGCCGGCACCAACTGGTGACCGAACGCCGTGCGTCTCTCAGTGCAACCCCCACGTCCTGCGCAACGAGCCCGAATCGCAACTGGTCACGATATGTATGGAGAAAACTCTCTTAGTGTTGGAATCGGGCGGAAGGTGCATAAGGCTACGGACCCGAATGGACCGGACGTGGAGTGGTCGGAACGGCGAGAGGTCCGCGTCGGCCGGTGAAACCGGCGGCGACGCGGACCTCTCGACGGGCAGTGGCGGGGGCGGTTCAGCCGCCCAGCCGCTCCAGCGCGTGCTGGAGATTGGTGAGATCGTTCTGCTGGGTGTTCTTCATGGTTTGCGCGGTCTTGACCACGTCAGGCTCGTCGCTGACGTCGAGGATGCCGTCGATCATGTGGATGCCGCCCAGGTGATGCTTGA
This window harbors:
- a CDS encoding winged helix-turn-helix domain-containing protein, translating into MGVALRDARRSVTSWCRRHTIGGDGAVAAVRRGQRQGEPGTLSREQELELIDVLRGVHPDQLGLDEELWTRQSLHALIQRRFELPMDAGAVGAYLRAWGLGPREPRERACGLCVGAVERWVRSEYPAITRAGQEHLAEVYWIGRVRLRGTMPAADIISAVSSRGRVRFMITTPSVDPPLPRDFVLRLSGEEQRTVHLIVDGSWPRNEWPRRLPRRIVLHPLPSCGRAVAA